The DNA region TAGCAGGGAGCATAACAGACCCTGGAACAGGAACTTTAATCATGACGATCGAAGCAGAAGCAATGAGCGGAACACGTGAGTGGATcatatttcaaaaatatgatattACTATCATTCAAACTGATTATTACCTTACCTCTACATCTCCAGACGACCCCGAGATCATCGTGTGTACAACGGCGCTGGAAACAATAATGTGCCCAACCACAGTCGAGAACGAGAAAGGGATTGGGAACAAGAGCGGGAGCGGGAGCGTGTTCGGGAAAGGAGAGTCTCATCAGATTATGACAGTGATGAGGGTCACATGCGCAGGAATAAATATCGAGGAGCCGCCGAAGCCCTCAATATAATCATTATCTTCGGTCTCACCAAGGATATGACTAGAGCAGATGTAAGCTATAAAGAAATAATGCAAGTAATAACCTCTTAACTATACCATATCTTCTCCAGATAATGAGCGAGCTGATAAAGGTCAACATGGAGCCTGCCTGCATTCGTATTATCCGGAAACATGGAGCAGGTGGGTTACGAAATTACTGACTTTATATTTTCAGCATAGACGTGAGTAGGTCCAAAAAGTATTTGCGGCTGTAAGCCAAGTGGAGACGAACCATGTACCAATCGAATTTAAGCGGCCACATAAAAAACGAACAAGAAAAGAATACAATTTACCACAAAATTGTTACAAACCTATCGAAACATTCAACAATTTTTGACGAAAACATTTTGTATCTGCTTCTATCCGAAAATTTAGATTCATCACGCGGTATAGCGTTTGTCGAGTTTAACACCGTTGAGGAGGCGAAACAATGGATGGATATTACACAGGTATCAGCGCAATCAACTAGAAACCCTTTGCACCTTTGATCATCAACAGCCAAGGTTCTGCCATTGGCAATGATAGTGAAAAGTGTTTCTCCGTTTGGCTTTCTTATCCCATCCAAAAAATGGCTTATTATTTGTTAACCTAAGATTACCAGAATCCTAGAAAAATAGAAGCTGAACACAAAGCTATTGTTTCACTGTTATTGCCCGAGGAAGAGCTACGAGGAGATCGTCAGCAGCTAAAACTTCGCGTTACGAAACACAGAAGCAATCCGGTGACTGTGTAGAGTGTGAACGATGGAATCCCTTCGATAAGTTACTAATCCTCAACCTTTCTCTTTCCTATTTCCATGTCTGGCGCTACAGGGCGTTCTGAAGTTGAACGAACAACGGGTGACCATGCAGTATAGTCACAAGCGCATTCAGGATTGGAATTGCAACAAGGTAGGTGCATTAAGCTAACCATTTCCACTgtatttattacaatatatcgACACTTTCAGTGCGGCGTCTGCAACTTCAAGTTTAGATTCTATTGCTTCGTGTGCAAAACATCTCGGGAGGACAGCGAAACTACCTTCTCATCCGGCAGTGAAGGCGTTGATGAAGTCAGCAGCATTCTcactaaaagtatgcaaactAAATATGCTCTCTTGCCATTCCAATTTCATTTAAACTTTTCCAATCCATGCAGAGATCATGCTGAGGAACCTAGATGCCTTGACCAACGAAGAGGGTGTGCTCACTGCCCTCCAGGAGCATCTGAAGGATCTGAGCAAGACGATAAGCAAGGTGATTATCAGTCGGGATACCTTGACTCAGGCATCGCGTGGAATCTGCTACCTTCACTTCGACACTCTCGTGGACTCCATGAATGTGCACAATGCCTTGACATCGCTGGATCCTCCCCTGACTCTCGACGACAGAGCTGGTAAAATGTTCTGGTAATATTTCTATAACCCACAAGTAACTGATATCTTCTATCCAGTGGCCGTTACCTATTGCAATGACCTGGAAGAACGCCAAGCATTGCCCAAGGATCCGAAAGCCAAAGCAGATAAAACCAGTCATGAAATCGTTAAGGGTGGCGACATTTCTGCAGTTCCACCCACAGGATTGGGTGGGAACTACACCCTGGCCGATGTCCCACGTCTCGCAGAGTACAGTGCCTCCTTGTACGCCTCGACTCCCGTGGAACATGCTCATTACGTCCAGTACTACACGGATTATTACACGGCGGAAATAAGCAAGAAGAACAGTGATCCTCACCTAACAGAAGCCAACTCCGGAGCGGCGGTGGCCCTTTCGGCCATTCAGCGCAAGCAGAAGAAGATGAGTAGTATAGAGACAACGATCACGGCGGCGGCCACAGCTGCGGCACAGGCAGCAGCGGAGGTGAAGGCCTCATTCGCCGCTGCTCAGGCCGTTAGTGCGCCCAGGGGTAACGATGGAAAGACCTACCGTAAGTGGCCATATCCAAACGCTTCTAAGATTTTCATTACACTTAATTATTTCTCTTCATCTTGCAGCCACTCCCGATGTGACGCAGTACCAGTATGATGAGACCTCCGGCTACTATTACGATCGCTCAACGGGTCTCTACTACGATGCCCACTCGCAGTACTACTACAACAACGAGACGGGCGCGTACCTCTATTGGGATCAGCGGAGGAGCACCTACGTGCTGGCCACGCCAGCTTCCACTCAGGCAGCCCTCCAGGAAACGCTAGCCGAAGCAGAGcagaaggaggaggaggccaAGAAGGCAAAAGAGAAGGAAAAAGACAAGGAGGGAGGAAACAAGCACGACAAAGTCAAGGTGGCCAAGAAGATTGTCAAAGACATGGAGAAATGGGCCAAGCAGCTGAATCAGAAAAAGGATTACACAGAGGTGGCCACTCCGCAACCAATATTGGGCAATGAAATTACCGCCACGTCAAGGGCCAATCAAGGAGGATATGCTGATCTGGGCTTCTCGATTCTGGAGAAAAAGGATCGCGGCAAGCTGAATGACTATGTGCCTCAACCGGCTCCGGCTCCGATGAACAAGCTTGTAAATGCCTATGGCGGAACATCAGACTCTGAGGAGGACAGTGCTCCGAACTTGCCAAAAACACAAAGTTCAGCGGGATCAGAGGGTGTATCTGGAGGCGCAGGCTCTAATGAGTCGGATTACGTGGATATTCAAAAGCTAACCTGTCTGCTCTGCAAGCGTGCCTTCCAGTCACTGGATATATTGCAGAAGCACTTGAAGATGTCCACGCTGCACAAGGAGAACCTAGCCAAGCTCAATCCAAATTCTGGAGGGGATGCTAGCATTGATGAGGCACTATCGTACCGCGACCGTGCCAAGGAGCGCCGGTTGAAGTACGGCGAGAGCGATCCTCCTCCGCCAAATCGCAGCAGGGAGCGATTTGAGCAGGAAATAAAGACTTTGCAGACGCGGCCCAAAGACCCCACTGGGGCAGCTCCAGCCATGCCCATCAGTTCGAGCAACGTAGGCAGTCGTCTGCTGCAGAAAATGGGTTGGTCGGAGGGCCAGGGATTGGGCAGGAAGAACCAGGGACGCACCCAGATCATAGAGGTAAGGAACGGGAGACTTCTCTTAAAACCGGACTAAATTATATGGTATTTTTCTTCCTTCAGGCTGAGGGACACTCCAACAATGTGGGTCTGGGTAACAAGTCGGGAAGCATGTTACCACGCTACGACTACAAATCGTACATCAAGATGAAGATGAAACAGCGTTATGAGAATGTCTGAGAGTAGATTTCAAATTTTAAGCCGCTTTCACATGTTCATTTTAAAGTATAATTGAAATACTTTAGTTAAAATATTACGAAAAATTAGACCCACTTACCATATTATATATGAATCTTTATGAGCATTTTCGGTTGCGAGTCAGAACTGAGGAAAATACTTTTCCTCTTTTTGAACTGGAACATGTGAAATCGACTCTGGCTAAGCATTTTATAGTTTGAGTTATGATTAAGCGACTTCATATCCTCATtaaattgtacaaaaataaatcTAACGTTGAAAATTTTGAATATTGGGGTGTGTTGTAAAGCAGATGTTTCCGGGCGCCTTACAGCACTGGCAAACAAATAGTTATCGATAACTGTCAGTCGGTATTTTCGGGTGAACGGCAAAAGGAGGCCGAGATTTTTTCTATCCGattcgtgtttttttttctgcccGTATAGATCTAATTGTTTCTGTCCGAATGAACAGAGACTACCAGACCTCGGAACAAGTTTAACCGGAAATCGCATCCTGTTAGAAACGTGGTGAACAAGTAAGATGTGCACTTTGACGCGGTTCAGCTAAATGGCAAATAGCCAAAAACGCATACAGCCTGAATATAATTACCATCGATTCGCATTAGATACGCTACAGAATGGATTCCCGATATGGTCGCATCTTCTCGGGAGGCAATGGAAACAATGGCAACGAATCGGGCTATAGGCGCTATACGCGTTCCCGTTCCAGATCCAGGTGGGAAATCGTCCTTGCTGACCACCGCACATACGTATGTTACCTGAAATAATTGATTATTTGTATCTTTCAGGGAGCGGAGTAGGGATCGCAATGAGTATAGACGTCGTAATTCGCGTTCTCGCAGTAGGGAGAGATCCTCGCATTATAGACACGATCGCAGTCCTGACCGCGATCTCTACCGTGATCTTATCAATGAGGATTACGAGGATAAGGGCAGCTATAGCTCAAGGAATAACTATGATCATCGTCAGCATCGCAACGAGGACAACTATGATCGCCGGGATCTGGATAGCCACGGTCGCCGGGATCATGATAGCTATAACAATCATAATCGTCATGACCAGAACAACTATGATCAACGTAGTCAGGACAAATATGACAATGAACGCGATCACCGCTGGAAGAACTACGATAGGGAGTCCAAGGAGCGCAACTATGACGACTTTGACAGGGGATCTGAACGCAGCAGGTGAGAAAGTAGTATTTTGGATGGTATATCGAAAGGGTTTTGGTTGGTAATATGAAGTTCATCTTCTAGAAAGACTACTTTCTAGAaaattaactttttttgcaagaAAGAAAGCAGGGTTTCCTTTTGTGTTTGGATTAACACTCCATTTTCTGTTTACCATCTATTTCTACCTGAAAACTAAATTAAGGAAAGGGACCCGTTGTTCAGGTTTCTTAACATGAGATTTAATGTTTCAAATGTCTCAGCATTTATACACATTCAGTGGAAAATTTCTAGTTGTAAATAAAATCAACCAATTAAAAGTATAAAACTTGAACCGTATAAGGAAATTAGCGTATTTCTACATTGTATTGTAAATAAAAGCCCGCATGAACGCATACAAATTGaccaattaattatttatgcTCGGTCTACTGAATTTACGGGAATGTGTTTGAgtaaagaaataaattattttcaattgaGTTAATGGAAAGTATATTCTGGAATGAAAGAATTTCAACGAATAAGGTCAACCTACTAATCCCTTTATTTTCAGCCGCAGTGGTGAGCACCGGCAGTACAATAATAATGGCAATGGGAACTCTAGCAGCAACAATAGAGATCGGGAGAGGGAACGCGAAAGACAGTACTCCTCGGATGAGGACAGCGACATGGCCAATGAATTTAAACAGAGAAGTCACCATGGTGGCAGCAACGTGGAGCCGCTAAACAACATTATTCTCTTTGGTCTCAAGAAGCACGTGACGGAGGCAgacgtaatatttgttttacaAACACTCTGAATAAGCAAATAACTCTGTTATCCCACACAGATCATGGGCGAGCTGATCAAAGCCGATATGGAACCCAGTTCCATTCGCGTGATGAGGAAACAGCCAACAGGTGGGTTACATTTCCGCGTTTTATGTTCgatttaaagtgaaaaaaatgaaaaaacatAGCGTGAGTATTGCGTGCCCAGCAAAATGTTCGGAAAAGGatttatacaaaattcaattATACTTGGCTTACGACATCAGCAACAAAATTCCACAATAAATAGAAATATAGATAAATACAAACTGAAACCAAAATACAATCCCCAAAAATGTTACAATGCTATTAAAACAACCAACAACATTTTTTGACAAAAACATTTTCGTATCTGCTTCTATCTAAAATTTAGGTGCCTCACGCTGTTTTGCATTTGTCGAGTTTAAAACCGTTGAGGAGGCGAGACAATGGATGGATTTAACCCAGGTATCACAACAAACCACAAGAAACTTGAATCTTCTTGAATCAGCCAATAGAGAAATGACGGCTAAACCCGAAAACGTGGCATCGACTGTACAGAAATGGAAGCCTTGAGTTCAGTCCTCTGGTGGGCATTCCTCCATATCCTTTTTCGCCATTGTAAATAAGGTTGTCCTGCTTGTATAATCTAAATTCCGCTGGGTCGCCAAGAAGGGAACTGAACTCAAAGCCGGCATTTCACACAAAGGAGGCAACCTGCATCTGCGACTTCAGCGCGTTGCCCAAAAACACAGAAGCATCCTGGTGACTGTGTAGTCTGTGAAAGCTATGATTAGTTTTTTGACCAAGAGTAGTTACTGACGCTATTTTTTTCTCTTCTCTTCCCTCTTTCCATACAGGGAGTGCTCCAGCTGGGAGATCATCGTGTATCCATGCAGTATAGCCACACCCGCATCTCGGATTGGACTTGTGTTAAGGTGAGTTTACACAATCTATAAGTCAGAGAAGATAACTTAATTGATGTTTTATCCTACAGTGTGGTGCCAGCAACTTTAAGCGCCGCTTTCAATGCTTCATGTGCAGCTCCTCGCGGGCGGAGAGCGAGAATGCTCTTTCCGGAGCCGGCGAGGGCGTCGACGAGATCAGCCGCATCCTCACAAAAAGTATATCCACCATCAGCAATctatttcaatgccgttttcCCTAGCTAATCAGCTAAATACCTCACTAACCTGCCACACGCTTTCCCAATGCAGAGATCATGCTTCGCGGCTTGGACGCGCTGACAAACGAAGAGGGCGTGCTCACTGCCCTCCAGCAGCACCTGCCCGACCTGGCCAAAACAGTCAGCAAGGTGCTGGTCAGTCGCGACACCCTAACCCAGGCATCTCGGGGCATTTGTTATCTTAACTTTGACACACTCGTCGATTCCATGAATGTGTTTAACGGGTTGACGGCTTTGGATCCGCCACTCACACTGGATGACAAAACTGG from Drosophila subpulchrella strain 33 F10 #4 breed RU33 chromosome 2L, RU_Dsub_v1.1 Primary Assembly, whole genome shotgun sequence includes:
- the LOC119548658 gene encoding RNA-binding protein 5-A-like isoform X2 is translated as MEQGVLKLNEQRVTMQYSHKRIQDWNCNKCGVCNFKFRFYCFVCKTSREDSETTFSSGSEGVDEVSSILTKKIMLRNLDALTNEEGVLTALQEHLKDLSKTISKVIISRDTLTQASRGICYLHFDTLVDSMNVHNALTSLDPPLTLDDRAVAVTYCNDLEERQALPKDPKAKADKTSHEIVKGGDISAVPPTGLGGNYTLADVPRLAEYSASLYASTPVEHAHYVQYYTDYYTAEISKKNSDPHLTEANSGAAVALSAIQRKQKKMSSIETTITAAATAAAQAAAEVKASFAAAQAVSAPRGNDGKTYPTPDVTQYQYDETSGYYYDRSTGLYYDAHSQYYYNNETGAYLYWDQRRSTYVLATPASTQAALQETLAEAEQKEEEAKKAKEKEKDKEGGNKHDKVKVAKKIVKDMEKWAKQLNQKKDYTEVATPQPILGNEITATSRANQGGYADLGFSILEKKDRGKLNDYVPQPAPAPMNKLVNAYGGTSDSEEDSAPNLPKTQSSAGSEGVSGGAGSNESDYVDIQKLTCLLCKRAFQSLDILQKHLKMSTLHKENLAKLNPNSGGDASIDEALSYRDRAKERRLKYGESDPPPPNRSRERFEQEIKTLQTRPKDPTGAAPAMPISSSNVGSRLLQKMGWSEGQGLGRKNQGRTQIIEAEGHSNNVGLGNKSGSMLPRYDYKSYIKMKMKQRYENV
- the LOC119548658 gene encoding RNA-binding protein 5-B-like isoform X1, coding for MDSRNGRGFSRGSGNERDGGSNYYRSRSRYSRSRSRSRERSRGFGGFRHRNSRSRSRDRSPVFRHEHRGGRGGNGDPDLYHNLINDDHREDQRNYNSRNNFDNRQFRRDDNFDRRNRDRDCDSERVLNDYEYEQRCRDLDSRDRNSMDRERFHERDHSREHNRPWNRNFNHDDRSRSNERNTRPRDHRVYNGAGNNNVPNHSRERERDWEQERERERVRERRVSSDYDSDEGHMRRNKYRGAAEALNIIIIFGLTKDMTRADIMSELIKVNMEPACIRIIRKHGADSSRGIAFVEFNTVEEAKQWMDITQGVLKLNEQRVTMQYSHKRIQDWNCNKCGVCNFKFRFYCFVCKTSREDSETTFSSGSEGVDEVSSILTKKIMLRNLDALTNEEGVLTALQEHLKDLSKTISKVIISRDTLTQASRGICYLHFDTLVDSMNVHNALTSLDPPLTLDDRAVAVTYCNDLEERQALPKDPKAKADKTSHEIVKGGDISAVPPTGLGGNYTLADVPRLAEYSASLYASTPVEHAHYVQYYTDYYTAEISKKNSDPHLTEANSGAAVALSAIQRKQKKMSSIETTITAAATAAAQAAAEVKASFAAAQAVSAPRGNDGKTYPTPDVTQYQYDETSGYYYDRSTGLYYDAHSQYYYNNETGAYLYWDQRRSTYVLATPASTQAALQETLAEAEQKEEEAKKAKEKEKDKEGGNKHDKVKVAKKIVKDMEKWAKQLNQKKDYTEVATPQPILGNEITATSRANQGGYADLGFSILEKKDRGKLNDYVPQPAPAPMNKLVNAYGGTSDSEEDSAPNLPKTQSSAGSEGVSGGAGSNESDYVDIQKLTCLLCKRAFQSLDILQKHLKMSTLHKENLAKLNPNSGGDASIDEALSYRDRAKERRLKYGESDPPPPNRSRERFEQEIKTLQTRPKDPTGAAPAMPISSSNVGSRLLQKMGWSEGQGLGRKNQGRTQIIEAEGHSNNVGLGNKSGSMLPRYDYKSYIKMKMKQRYENV
- the LOC119548659 gene encoding uncharacterized protein DDB_G0287625-like isoform X4 — encoded protein: MDSRYGRIFSGGNGNNGNESGYRRYTRSRSRSRERSRDRNEYRRRNSRSRSRERSSHYRHDRSPDRDLYRDLINEDYEDKGSYSSRNNYDHRQHRNEDNYDRRDLDSHGRRDHDSYNNHNRHDQNNYDQRSQDKYDNERDHRWKNYDRESKERNYDDFDRGSERSSRSGEHRQYNNNGNGNSSSNNRDRERERERQYSSDEDSDMANEFKQRSHHGGSNVEPLNNIILFGLKKHVTEADIMGELIKADMEPSSIRVMRKQPTGSAPAGRSSCIHAV